A genomic segment from Aegilops tauschii subsp. strangulata cultivar AL8/78 chromosome 1, Aet v6.0, whole genome shotgun sequence encodes:
- the LOC109783958 gene encoding uncharacterized protein yields MLTNSQDGVKTLHLCLAASELQSSSISGWLRWRQDNIHGTGAHPEEENPLVLLAPFVIHDKDHQCKAIKVLCTMVFDPVSKISFRY; encoded by the exons ATGCTAACAAACTCGCAGGATGGAGTTAAAACTCTTCATCTTTGTCTAGCAGCATCAGAATTACAGTCTAGCAGTATCTCG GGTTGGCTACGGTGGCGGCAAGATAACATTCACGGAACTGGAGCTCACCCGGAGGAGGAAAATCCGTTAGTTCTTCTCGCGCCCTTCGTCATCCATGATAAAGATCATCAATGCAAAGCCATCAAG gttctttgtaccatggtCTTTGACCCTGTTTCTAAGATCAG TTTCAGGTATTAA